The proteins below are encoded in one region of Rana temporaria chromosome 2, aRanTem1.1, whole genome shotgun sequence:
- the LOC120928183 gene encoding extensin-2-like, whose product MGFRLSTQQSPPCHVFNSSIPPPTNPSTLQSLRQPILPLFNPSANQSFHSSIPPPTNPSTLQSLHLPILPLFNPSTYQSFYSSIPPHTNPSTLQSLSILLLFNPSTYQSFHSSIPPPTNPSTLQSLHIPILLLFNPSTYQSFYSSIPPPTNPSTLQSLHLPILLVFNPSTYQSFYSSIPPPTNPSSLQSLHLPILLLFNPSANQSFHSSIPPPTNPSTLQSLHLPILPLFNPSTYQSFYSSIPPHTNPSTLQSLSILLLFNPSAYQFFYSSSIPPPTNPSTLQSLHLPILLLFNPSTYQSFYSSIPPPTNPSTLQSLHIPILLLFNPSTYQSFYSSIPPPTNPSTLQSLNLPILLLFNRSTYQSFYSSIPPPTNPSTLQSLHQPIILLFNPLTYQSFYSSIAPPTNPSTLQSLNLPILLLFNRSTYQSFYSSIPPPTNPSTLQSLHLPILLLFNPSTYQSFYSSIPPPTNHSTLQSLNLPILLLFNRSTYQSFYSSIPPPTNSSTLLQSLHLPILLLFNPSTYQSFYSSIPPPTNPSTLQSFHLPILLLFNPSTYQSFYSSIPPPTNPSTLQSLHLPILLLFNPSTYQSFYSSIPPPTNPPTLQSLHLPILLLFNPSTNQSFYSSIP is encoded by the exons ATGGGTTTCAGACTGTCTACTCAGCAGAGCCCTCCATGTCATGTGTTCAAT TCTTCAATCCCTCCACCTACCAATCCTTCTACTCTTCAATCCCTCCGCCAACCAATCCTTCCACTCTTCAATCCCTCCGCCAACCAATCCTTCCACTCTTCAATCCCTCCACCTACCAATCCTTCCACTCTTCAATCCCTCCACCTACCAATCCTTCCACTCTTCAATCCCTCCACCTACCAATCCTTCTACTCTTCAATCCCTCCACATACCAATCCTTCTACTCTTCAATCCCTATCAATCCTTCTACTCTTCAATCCCTCCACCTACCAATCCTTCCACTCTTCAATCCCTCCACCTACCAATCCTTCTACTCTTCAATCCCTCCACATACCAATCCTTCTACTCTTCAATCCCTCCACCTACCAATCCTTCTACTCTTCAATCCCTCCACCTACCAATCCTTCTACTCTTCAATCCCTCCACCTACCAATCCTTCTAGTCTTCAATCCCTCCACCTACCAATCCTTCTACTCTTCAATCCCTCCACCTACCAATCCTTCTAGTCTTCAATCCCTCCACCTACCAATCCTTCTACTCTTCAATCCCTCCGCCAACCAATCCTTCCACTCTTCAATCCCTCCACCTACCAATCCTTCCACTCTTCAATCCCTCCACCTACCAATCCTTCCACTCTTCAATCCCTCCACCTACCAATCCTTCTACTCTTCAATCCCTCCACATACCAATCCTTCTACTCTTCAATCCCTATCAATCCTTCTACTCTTCAATCCCTCCGCCTACCAATTCTTCTACTCTTCTTCAATCCCTCCACCTACCAATCCTTCTACTCTTCAATCCCTCCACCTACCAATCCTTCTACTCTTCAATCCCTCCACCTACCAATCCTTCTACTCTTCAATCCCTCCACCTACCAATCCTTCTACTCTTCAATCCCTCCACATACCAATCCTTCTACTCTTCAATCCCTCCACCTACCAATCCTTCTACTCTTCAATCCCTCCACCAACCAATCCTTCTACTCTTCAATCCCTTAACCTACCAATCCTTCTACTCTTCAATCGCTCCACCTACCAATCCTTCTACTCTTCAATCCCTCCACCTACCAATCCTTCTACTCTTCAATCTCTCCACCAACCAATCATTCTACTCTTCAATCCCTTAACCTACCAATCCTTCTACTCTTCAATCGCTCCACCTACCAATCCTTCTACTCTTCAATCCCTTAACCTACCAATCCTTCTACTCTTCAATCGCTCCACCTACCAATCCTTCTACTCTTCAATCCCTCCACCTACCAATCCTTCTACACTTCAATCCCTCCACCTACCAATCCTTCTACTCTTCAATCCCTCCACCTACCAATCCTTCTACTCTTCAATCCCTCCACCAACCAATCATTCTACTCTTCAATCCCTTAACCTACCAATCCTTCTACTCTTCAATCGCTCCACCTACCAATCCTTCTACTCTTCAATCCCTCCGCCTACCAATTCTTCTACTCTTCTTCAATCCCTCCACCTACCAATCCTTCTACTCTTCAATCCCTCCACCTACCAATCCTTCTACTCTTCAATCCCTCCACCTACCAATCCTTCTACTCTTCAATCCTTCCACCTACCAATCCTTCTACTCTTCAATCCTTCCACCTACCAATCCTTCTACTCTTCAATCCCTCCACCTACCAATCCTTCTACTCTTCAATCCCTCCACCTACCAATCCTTCTACTCTTCAATCCCTCCACATACCAATCCTTCTACTCTTCAATCCCTCCACCTACCAATCCTCCTACTCTTCAATCCCTCCACCTACCAATCCTTCTACTCTTCAATCCCTCCACCAACCAATCCTTCTACTCTTCAATCCCTTAA